The genomic stretch AATCTCTACACAGAGAAGCTGGAAGGGGAGCAATATCAATTAACTGATTCAGCAAAGTCATGTTTGCTTGTGTTCCACTGGAATTCATTATATCCTCCAGAGCAGTGGCTGGCCAGGATGACCAATAGTTAGTAGAACCAGGTGTGCTTAGCACGGAGGATCCCCTCAATTTAGTTCTGAAGTCCAACAGCAGCAATGATGGACAAGCACGCGGGTGATACATCATATGACGCAGTACCAAAACCAACCGTGAAACCAGTAAAAACCAGCATGACAACTGCATACTATCAGAAGTCGTCGAGGGAATATCAATAGCTTTAAATGATGAAAGTATTTGATTTGCCAGCACGCCCTTTTCCTCATCAGATGACAAATGAAAAGCCATTAACATAATCTCAATGTGAAACAGAGAGGGCAGAGTTTCAACAATATCTTTCAAATCAGAGCTTGTTGAGCAAATTGTTTTCGCCTTTTGATgaataaatttgaaaaacaGCTGGTAGATTTTGGTTCTTAATCTAGAACCAGAAGAACCCTCTCGACAAACAAGTATGTGGGCAAGCAAAGCTAGCATCAGATCATTGTAAAGATGCGCACCATTCTCAACTGTCAGTATTTTGTCAACAACTGACTCCTCAAGAGATTCAGGGAAAGCTTGAAGCAGTACAAGTTTCTGCAGCAGTTCAAAGCAATACAAATGAACAGTCCCAAACTTCTTTTCTTCATGCACAATTAGATTATTATCACAAGTCCTTTCTTCAGGATAATAGACCTGACAGTTGAGTATTGATAGCAAAATATCAATATGGTTGCCATTAAGCTCTTTAATTGCATTTTGATACATCCGTGGATGTGACTGAGGAGAAAATACACAATTTTTTAGGAAACTTAGCAATTCAGTTGCTGCTTGAAATGGCATATTACTGAAACCGGGTACAGAACTGTGTGTAGCATTTGACTGCTCACACGCATCAGCGGAACTAACAGAGCGAACACCCTCAGAAAAAAGATCCCCAAAAAGGGCTTCATCTTCATGACAAGCAACACTTTCCACTTCACAGGTGGTAGAAGCTTTCGTCCCGTTGGAACATGACCTTTCCAATAATGGCTCTAATTTTGTGCTCTCGGAATGAAGGAAGAAAAGAAGATGCATCACATTGTCCAGCCATTGAACTGATGatggaaataatatttcaaGCAAGTCCACCTTAGTATGCTTTTTCAACAATATTACTTTCTCAGAACCGACATGGCATGAAGGAGAATTGAGCCCTAATTGACTGTCTGGAAGCCCAGCATCATCTAACTCAATGAAATGAAGAGCCTGATCCTTAATATCTGAAATGAGTTTTAGAACAAAAATAACCACCCTTGGAAAGTAAGCCAGGGGGGGTTTGTGGCTGGGCAAATATTTATCAAACCTCCAGACATCACAACCCAAATTCTGCATAACAGAAGCCGCCACACATGCTTGGATGTTCTGGAACACAAAATTCTTACAGAAAGTTGCTTGCATTACTCGAAGAAATTCCTCCAATATGTGGGCAGCAAGACTTTCATAACTACTTTCAACAACAGTGTTGGCATTTACAAACTCAAAACCAGTTCTGAACAATATAGGTAATATATCGATGAAGGAAGCAGCAGAATGCAACAGAAGGTTGTCTGAGTACAAAATCGGATGACTCTTAGTAACACTTCCCAGCAAATTCAGTATTCTTAGACAAGTTGAAAATTTTCTCCGCAAATTTAGACTGGTCTGTTTTTCATCCGATGACACTGGAAGTTCTACAACTTCTTTGCAAAGTAAGATAAGACGATGATTGCATCTGAGATGAATAACAGCCCAATGCTGAGAAAGAGATGTCAACTTATTTGCATTGGAAGGAATATACTGTGCAACTGGATTCACAGGATCAACTTGTATGGACTCGGAAATAAATTGTATCAATAGATCATTGTCTGCTTCTTTTTCCAGAGAGCAAATGGACCctttagaaagaaagaaaaattaggAGACACATAAGGCAGTGAAAGAGGATAAGGACAAACTATGATCCTATCTTTTCTATGAAACAATACCTTGAAGCATACACTTAACATTGTCCTGCCACAAAACATCATCATCTTTATTAACAGAACTAGGCAACAAGTCCACAGGAATGCTTGTTGGACATGACAGAGAAATGTCTGATTCCTTTTGCACCCCATCAGCTAGCAATAACTCCAACAGTTGTAGCATTGTATTCTGGAAGAGGGAGATAAGTAAGACAAAGAAAAAGGATGATATATGAATATTTCTACAAacaaaaatatagtaataaaacaatTGGGCAAAAAGAACAAATGAGTTCCTCAGTGGGAATGAACAACTTGCTGGATAGGTTTTTATATCCTACAGTGCACTCAACCCAATCATATACTTGTATCATGAATATAATGCATGAAACCTTAAATCAGTATTATtaagaaaataagaaattatAGTTCTAAAAAGAATTCCAACTGCGAATCAACAACGGCATGCATAGGGGTTCAGAATTATCTAGACATAATTGATCCAAATGAGGAAACCGCTGAGACAATCTCAGGCCAGCCAAGAGCATTATGACTGGTAGATATGAACGAAGCAAATCACGTGCATAAATGGAACCTCTAGTGTATAGTCATATTTGGAGCGAGCTAAAGAAATTGCGCATCTCCTATTTTCTAACAAGCCCGATCACGCTCGAATACACCCAATAACAAATACTAATATCCATGCTGCAATACATTATCTGAAGACAAACGAATAGCATTGTGAAGGAAATCTACCAAGGATCAGAAACCAACACTTCTATGCATAGATTTCATCCACAAGGCCACAGGCCCACAACACACATATCTGTTGAAACCATTCACTAGTTACAGATACAAAATACCAAGCATCCCAAAATATAATTAGATCAGCAGACAAAAGACTGGACAAATGCAATTGCAAATGGGGGCACAACCTTCTAATAGCAAGTTTTTATAGTGAACTGCTACATAGGAGAATCTATAGCCAAAAGCgattaaaatcaaataaaaatgcattattGAACTGAAACAACGCTACCAAATCACCAGAAGTTGCACAGCATAGAACACGGAAAATCTGTCAGTCTCACAGTAATCATGCGCCTTGAGTAAAATAAAACAGTAAAAACAGGAATCATATAAGAACAGCATGACAACAGAACTTGAAGTAAATCAGTCTCTTCAATAAGTAGCGAGAAAACCTGAAGAGTTGAATCATCACTTTTCCCAATCCATTTCTCCAAATAACACAAAGCGAATTCAATCGACTGCTGGACCACCGCCACAACCACAGGCTCTACTTGCTCAACTGCCGCATACAACAGAACCACAGTCAATTATCACTCATCCGAAAGACGTCTATAAGTCCGAAGCTAAAGTAATAACTACCAAAACACATACCAGACAGAGATCGGATTGCTTTAACAACAGCAATCGAGACACACGCCAGAGCGTGAATTCGAGTTTGCTCCCAGACCTCCAACCCTAACTTACCGCCACCTTTACCAGCATCGCCGCTGGAATCAAAATCGACCGGCCTCACGGACTGCCTGAGGATTGAATAGAGCTTCTGGAAACCTACTCGGAGCACGGACGCCGACGCATCGGAGCGGAGCCTCTGAGAGAAATCGTCGGACGACAGAGCGACGACGAGAGCAGCGATCTCCTCCGCCATGACACTCCGGAGGGTGTGCAAATGCGCGATCAACAAAAGTTCATGAAGGCAATTGATCGGAGAGCGGAAGACAGCTCTCGCGATGGAAATTAGAGAGTGAGGAGAGATTTCTCGAAAGGAATTCGCAGAAAGTGAGTGAAGAAAGCTGACAGAAATTTTGCTGTGGTAAGGGTTTAGACGGGAAGCTTGAGAATTGAGTTGGAAAATGGAAAgtgtaattaattttgaatttgtagtTCATAAAATAAGATTAGCATTTTACGTTGGTACAGTACAAAATATTTTAACTAAACATACGAAGCATTTGATATAATTCCATTTCAGTTTGATACTTTGATATATATTCCGTGtcagggttttgatccatgcaaaaccatttttaatacaaaaatgcagaatcaagcatacaaaagtcatttttaggtcattgtaagcttatttttacgtcattatagtaaggatgacatgaaattatcttaacatgacctcaacccaaagtttataatatgacctaaaattgctttacaatgaccctccgtgtttttgtttaattattgatcattggattgtcaaatctcatggtcaggatttggtctggattttgtattgagatcaagttttgtattgatcattttccttcCGTGTCAATGACATTAATTTTTGTTCATCCatgtaaatagaaaaaaaaatgattaacaTAGTCTTGTTTCCAATCTACTATAAACTAActgttttttttctcatttaaaTCGATAATTCGAATGCCACGGACACAAAATTTGACAATGCCGAGTGTTCGATGATGAAATGTATATCATTAATGGGACCTAATGGAATAGTTTTTATTAATCATGTTACTTTAAAACTTTTTATAGCAATATAAAATAATGATTAATCGTTTAAAGCTAATGGAGTTTATAAGAATAATCATTTTACACCATACAAACCTGCttacttaattttattatttcctCAAATTTGTtcagaataaaaaaaaacctcAAAACTTTTTTTTCGTTTCCCAACACATAGTATATAGTTTAACAGTTTTCAATGAACAAACATATTGTATTAATGGTTTTAATCGATTATATGACACCACTCTATCATGTATTGATCTCATAATAAAAATTAGTGtgcataattaattaactctTGAAATTGGATTAAATACTTATCAATTTTGTGAAGTTTGTAATGGAATATTAAATGATGATGAttaaatttcttttaaattgttttatctctttataaaatattgtcttttgacaatatttaaaataatattatttcatcaaaataaatatttagtttAGTGAAATCATATAAGTTAAAACGTAAAAgatgatattttaaataaacaatTGAAATGGCTAATTAAGACTAATATAGTACGATCAGAATTCAGAATTACGTATAAAACGATAACATAGCAAAGCTAAAACGCAACCAAGCAActaaatttattaattcatcATTTATAGCTGCAACATCATCACGGCTTAGAAGAGACCTCAGCCGGCGGGCGTCCAGGAATCCCAGGTGGCAGGAACGGAACAGGAGGCAGAGGTAGAGGAACCGGGAGttctggcggcggcggcgacggagacGGAACCACACCCGGAATAACCGgcggcaagggcaagggcaagggaaaGGAAGGCGACGAGGGCGGCGGAGTAGGCAGCACCGGCGGAATGATCGACGGCGGAGGAGTAGGCAGGACCGGAGGAATCAAGGAAGGAGGCGGCAGAAGGGGGTTGGGAGGCAGTAGACCGGGATTCAATGGATTTGGCGGCAGAAAAAACTTTTCGCCGGCGGCGGAGGGGGGATGATGCCTGGCTTCTGACAAGAATGGGGAAGTGAGCAGGATGAGTGTAAGAATCCCAGACATTCTGACTAGTTGTGATTGTGTACTTCTCTAGTAGATGGGAATGCTCCTTTTATAACAATTGTATTGTGATAGAGCAATCTAGACAAATTTGTAATATTGGAAaaagtgatgctaaatggccataatgtggccggtcataaagagttaatttagtccatttacatgtataaaaaaattagaaataccgatataaacttctatgtgtgtgaatggacttgtgagttgatacttatctttgaattccattacgtaaaacacattaatatcacaaATTACTGTATACATTGAgtaacaatcaagaaatgacagtagtaataagttgagcaaaaactacgaaagagcaacactaacatgttgagcaacatataatgaagatgataaaaaagtaaaatcaagtagtattaaaccaaaaatttaaaaaaaaaaatcaatttttttgttatttaattaatttatggccggccataatgtggccgcatagcattattctattGGAAAAGGGCAATGAAATCATTGGCAGAAGGTGGCAGCAGTTATTTTTATTGAAGGCAAGAGGGAGTGAATGTTGGAATTTGGGGTAGGGATAAGTTATCTTATCTTGGTTGCCTGATTTTAATGTTGATTGAAGTTTGTTTGAGAATAGGGTTGTCCCACATTTGATTCACGAGAAGCTTATAGGATTGGAATTCACCACACATTATGATTGAACTCActttcattaaaaaatattgtatTTAAGTTAGGGAATGTGTGTTGAATGTTATCACATCAAGTTTATattgggattttttttatagaattgGTAAAAACACACATAATGTTTGGGTTTTTAAAATTACATTGAGCTTGAAAATGCATACAGCCTGTGGTCTTTGAAGTTTGAACGCATTTGGAGTATATGATATAATGGGTTGCTGAAGTagtaaaattgaaagaatttaattaatttgcaaTGTGTGTGAACTGGGTTTGAATCCTACTTGCCCCATTTCATGtaattttcttttgattttgcCTCCAACTTTGTAACTCTACTTAATAAATCTACAAATATAGTAGatgtttatatattaatataatttaaatacttttaTAGATTAAAATTAGTGTAAGTCATTGAAAGatgattatatttaaatttagctGGATTCATGATTTTATTCTTTGACTTTACAACATTTAATGATAAGTGGGGAGTGTGTTTTACATGTTTATGGATTACGAACATTATCTATATATTAACTGATTATATCTGGAGTGTGTTTTACATGTTTAATTATGGATTACGAACATTATCTATACATTAACTGACTATATCTGGAGTGTGTTTTAAATGTATTGACTGAGATCACTATAATATGTCCAAACTGTTCTATGTCATAATTGCTTTTTATCTAAAATTTGAACTATCATTATCCCATCATCAATGCAACATTTTTAGATTGGTAAAAGAATTGAATAAGATTCCAAGTTTTTTTAGTCCATTATTTAATTGCAAAGCCCTTTAAAAATGTTTAATGGTAAGTTGATATCGGTTCACGCGGTGTGCTACAAagattaattttgaaaagttGTTTACATTATTTCTTATGTTTCATACTTCCTTTACAAACTTATTGATACATTGATAGTGTGAGTTGGTAAactaaaatactactataaaatatgatagtatgaaaatattattgaaaGAAAATCGAAGTGATATAGATGGGCATTGGGCAATTATATAGATGGGTTTATTTCTCTTTCTTCACGTGTAGTGAATAGAAGTCGCATCTTCACGGGCGTGTGtttattctattttaaataTATCGACAAGTCTTTTGTCGATATATTTACTATTTATATCGCATCGGAAAATAATACATGATGTGTGTGTCTTGATATAGGATGAGAGGCTAAGAATATATCAGCATTTAaaagttaaataaaattttactccctccattccgcagtagttgagtcatttaattttcttcactggttttaaaaaaataataataaatagttaaaatg from Salvia splendens isolate huo1 chromosome 15, SspV2, whole genome shotgun sequence encodes the following:
- the LOC121768702 gene encoding vegetative cell wall protein gp1-like encodes the protein MSGILTLILLTSPFLSEARHHPPSAAGEKFFLPPNPLNPGLLPPNPLLPPPSLIPPVLPTPPPSIIPPVLPTPPPSSPSFPLPLPLPPVIPGVVPSPSPPPPELPVPLPLPPVPFLPPGIPGRPPAEVSSKP